Below is a genomic region from Brassica oleracea var. oleracea cultivar TO1000 chromosome C9, BOL, whole genome shotgun sequence.
ATTTATTTAAACTTAAAAATCAACTGTAAAAAAATTAAAAAAATTAAACCAAAAAGAGCACGGATCAAAATTCGGTTTCAAAAGATTTGCTCCCGTTGTAGAAGATAGGTGGTTTATAGTATGAGAATATTTTATTCAAAAAATTCAAAATGTGATTTTACGAGCATAATTCAAAACTGTCCGAAAATATGACCCAAACGAGAAATTTTATCGGGTTTCTAAAATTATTATCTAGAACAAAATGAAAACCAAAATATTCAATCATCCTAACCAAACTCAATTTCATAAATAATCAAACGATTTATATATCTTAAATCGAAAAAACTGAAAACCTTAAACCGAACTGAAACAAAAAACCAACAAAAACAAAACAAATTGGAACCGAACCGAACGTCCATGCTTGAAAATATTATCAAACAAACAGGCGGGTTAGTAAATTTATCAACCAAAAATAATTTTCCACTTTCAAAACGCTGGTCAAAATTTTGTCACTCTTAAATCTAATTAGTTGACCAAGAGTTAGGTCGTAGTTAGTGTTGAATCTAAATTTGGGAAGCTTAAATAAGAAGAACAAAATTCAACTGTAAGTTATTTCAAAAGCGTTTTTATTAATTTGATGAGGAAAGTGTTACAATGTGTGTGAACAAGAGATAAATAAACCAGCACTAGGTGGATTATACCAAAAAATGCAAGTCAACGAAAAAGAGCTAAGACATAGTAAAATCCTAATTTCTAGCCGTAAGTCTTTTGTGACCAATTTTGAATGCTCCTTCTAGTCTTTTTTTATCCTCATTTTATACCTGAACCCACTCATCACTTTGCCCTAAATCGGTTTAACCTAGTAAAGTGGACCGAGCTTATCGACCGAACATTTGGACCGCTCCTTGAGGCATTCTTATAGCCGTCGAGCAATCGAACCGAGCACGTCGGCCAAACTCATGACGCCGAATAGTGTTGAGGTCGTGGCGCCAAGTAACACTGAGTTGAGTCGACTTCGTAAGCCGAACTCTTTATTTGACGGATCTCACGGAAGGATGCAATCTATTTCCAACAATTAGCTACATCTAAAAATATATATAATCAATACTAAATTTGTATTATGTTATTTGAAAGCCACTTATGTTGTATTTTTGAATTAAATGTTAGCTTTACTAATCAACTAAATAAAAATTAATGTAAAATATATGCAGAAAACCAAAAGAAAAAACAATTAAGAAAAGTTCTTAGTTAACTCCTCTTGTTCGGAATCACCATTGGAAGAAGTTTTAAAAAAAACTATGGATAATGAAAATAGCAAAGAGATTAATCATCATGTGTTTTAAAAAAACTTCTCAATCACATGAACAATGATGTTTTTTTTTTTGGGAACGATGATGTGTGTGCGTATTTCATTCGTATCTCAATATATGATAAATCGCATCAAAGGAATAATAAAATGATGGTTGGCTGTCATTAATCCGTAGTCTTTAAGTGTCGCAATCAAATCGTCAATATGTATGTACAGACAAAGAGCATGTGATCTCTACTAACTTTTTTTCTGGCTCATAACAAAACAAATAAGTTTCTTCTATACAACCTCTACTTCGAAAGCATACTCTATAGAAGCTCTTACCTTTAATTGCCAGCCAGGTGACGAAATCAAATTCCGGTTTATCCTATAATAATTGTATCTCCTAAGGAGCACGAATTTGTTCCTAAACTAAAATAAAGAATTTTTTTTTGAAAAGAGAAGTTCAAATCAATTGATGAAATAATTGGATAAAATGACACCTGAATCAAATCGAACCAAACAAATTTATAGTTTCAATTTTACTCGTTTTCATAAAACATGTTTTTGTTAAATTCAAGTTTATCATGAACTTCCAAATTAAAATCATTTGATGATAAGTGAACTGAAGAAACTTTAATATATTGGTTAATTATTTCTCCAACTAAGATTTTCATTTATTTATTAACATTTTTTTTTTATTTTCAAGAGTGTGTAATTGTGGGAACAACATCCATGGAGTGGTCCAACATAAAGTGATTCTTATACCATGTTAAGTTATATATATTTCAACATAAAATTAATTAGTGATAAGTGGACTAACCAATATGTTTTATACAAGATGATAATCCGCGCGCATGCGCGTAGTTGGTTTTTATAATAATGTTTGTTTATTAAATGGTTTTAACATTTTGTACCACTACAATCTTTATCGATTATAAAATGACGAATACAAATATTGGTATCTTAAATATATCATCATTATTGAAGAGTTAACGTATTACATCTCATTTTAATTATTTTTAAGACTTCATATGCACAAAAGAAAATTAAGTTTTGCGGCTGATACAAATCACAAAAACCAAATAGGCAACATCGATTGTATAATGACGAAAGGGGGTTAGGTTTTTTGCTCTCGATTTGTTTACTATTGACTCTCTGTAAGTGAGTTAATTTTCTAGCTCTATAAAATTGTGCTTTCATTCTCGTATTTGTTTTATTGATATGAGTTAAGTTTCTTTTTTTAAACTTCTTCTATGAATTCGATAAATTAAATAAGTGTCAATTTAAAAAATGGACATCTGTAAAAATTAGTTTCACTCCAGATACATATCTAAAAATCAAAATTTTGAAAAAACTCACCAGCAAACTATATTAACAGATTAGTAATCAAATCTAATATATTAAGTTGTTATAGAATATATAAGTGCAGATTAAAAATATAAATGTCTGTCTAGTATATATTCACCATCTCGGTCTAAAAATCATCTAATTCTAGAATAACAAAACAAATTACTTATTTCACCAGTTCGGGTAATATTTGAATCCAAACGGGTAATATCCAAGCCCGAATGGATATCCGAAGATAACCAAACATAAGTATACTTAACCCTATATTTATAGTTTACTACTCTCATTTTATTCAAAATATTTATATTAATGATGTTTATTGCTCAAAATTAGATAATATACATATAATTATGGACAAAATTATTTGCTACTCACTTAAAATATATATCAAGCTCTTGTTTCTTGCATTAACAAAAGTTGCATCTAAAATTTCAAAACAACAACTAAATTATTATCTTTCTATTTTTAAAGTTTTATCTCCAAACTTATTAATAGTTTACTTTTTTAAAATTAGAAAACCAGCTAAAATATATTTTAAATACAAAAAACTTAAACAACGAATCATTTATTTATTTTTATTCAAAATTTAAATATCCGAACCCGACTCAAAATATCTGAACCCGAACATAAAATATCCAAACTCGACTCGAAGTGTAGAAATATCTGAACGGGTTTTATACCTTTATACTGATACCTGATACGAACCCAACGTGTATCTGAACGTCCATCCCTACGATATATGATCATCTTGCTTGAACAAAAAACGTTAAACCATTGATCATAAAATTTTCAATGTGGTACTTTTACTATTTTTAGTAATTTATAGTCGTTTTTAAAAATTCAAAATATAATATATAAGAAAAAAACTAATTTTTTTATTATATGATTAATGTGATTGTTGAATTTTCCTAATAGTATAAAATTAAACAAAAAAGAGAGAGGTTAGAAAAATTGTTAGCAAATATGTATTATTCATAATCATTAATTGTCATATATATGTTAATCATATTAGGTAATTCCGTAGTTTTTATTTAAGGAAAGAAAAAAAAATATTTTGTACACTACTAATTAATTTGATGGTTAGTTTAATAAAAAACATAATATATATTTATATGGACCAACTTATTTTTCTAACAATTCTAAGAATCATTATCGTGATGACACGTGGCTATGAAAATATGTTGTAATGCTCTAGAATTAATATATAGGGGATGTTATTTAAGATTTCTTTCAACTTTCGATGTGAGAGATTTTGTCTCTACTAAACTCATTAAAATGATATCTTTTAAGAATCAATCTCAGAATGTTCATGCAATGGTTGATGGACCTCCTTTGAGCCAGATTGATATGGATATAACTAACTTGCGTGAACTTGTCTCTGATCCTTTTTTTATTATTTGAGGAGCATTATTTTAAACTAACCTTGAGCTATGTGTTATTAACCAAATTGTCATTTCTTAGGTGTCAACACTAGAATCACTCTCACACCTTTTAATTAAAAGCCCTCTCCTCATTAGACTAATTACATATATTGCCATTATTCATTACAATATAGCTTAACATACATAATATATTATATGATNNNNNNNNNNNNNNNNNNNNNNNNNNNNNNNNNNNNNNNNNNNNNNNNNNNNNNNNNNNNNNNNNNNNNNNNNNNNNNNNNNNNNNNNNNNNNNNNNNNNNNNNNNNNNNNNNNNNNNNNNNNNNNNNNNNNNNNNNNNNNNNNNNNNNNNNNNNNNNNNNNNNNNNNNNNNNNNNNNNNNNNNNNNNNNNNNNNNNNNNNNNNNNNNNNNNNNNNNNNNNNNNNNNNNNNNNNNNNNNNNNNNNNNNNNNNNNNNNNNNNNNNNNNNNNNNNNNNNNNNNNNNNNNTATAGAAATCTCAAGTATAAATTTGATTTAAACAAAAAATATACCCAATATCTAGTACTAATTTAAATTAAGATGATGACCCATTGATATATGTTGTGTCCAACTATTTAATCATTTTATTTAAGAAACCACTTATTATACAAACTGCCATTTTATAACTAAGAATTAATAATATTGATTTTTGTAACTTCCTTCCTCTTTGGTTCCAATATTCTTGTAGCCCACTTGAATATATCAAAAGATGTATTAAGCTATAACCTTGACCGGTTAGCAACGTATGTTATTTTGATGAATTAAATTAGATATCAATGAAAAATTCATTAGCCCGCTTGGACAAATTAAATTAGATATCAATTCAAAATTCTCATTGATTGTCTTTTAAAGTCATTAAGTATTTACCGGCAATTACGGTTGTATATAAAGAAAGTTAGATTATTCTGCTTGGACAAATTAAATTACATATCAATTCTTAATTTTAATTGATTGATTTTTTATAATCATTAAGCATTCATCTGCAATTACAGTTGTATATAAAGAAAGTTAGATTGTGTATTTAGATTTTAAAAATTATATCACATGATTTTGTTGTTTAAATATCTTCCCAAAATCGAAGGTGATATCGATACAAGTGTTTAAAAATAAAGTGAATTGATTACATCATTTGTGTATGATAGTATTTACCTAATTTGATCTTCTTTGATTTATTATTATCGTGTATTAATGCAAGCTTTTAAAGGGGATTAAAGCGCAAGTTTTGTAATAATAATTAGTGAATATTTTATATAAGTAGGGTGAGATTGATTTCAGAAGATTAATTTAACGTATATAAATACGTAGCCTTGAGTTCTTTGTTATTTCTCTTTCTAGGATTGCAAACCTAGAGTTCTAAAGACATTTTTCACATTAGTTGTGGTTTTATCAGTTTTTTTAATTTGTTTCTTTATAATTTGTTGCTTTTGTATTTTATTATTCTATTACCTATGTTTCGTTTCATATTATCATAATTTTTATTATGAAAGTAATAATTATATTCCTATGTGTTGTTTTATCTTAAATTTATAATAAATTTATTTAATTATTTGCTTACGCTTAAAGATTTATTTCCATATAATATACTTCAATTACACCTAACCAATTACAGTATATAAATCCGCATAATTTCGTTCAATTTTTTATTATATCTAATATTAGTGACTATATATTTTTACTTTATAATATCTATAGATTAAAAATAATAATCTCTTTTAATCATTCATTCCGCGCAGGGCGCGGATTATCACCTAGTACTATGTTAAATTCAGATTTATCATGACTCCCGTTTTAAAACAATCGACAGTAATTAGATTGGTCATGACTTTTTATATAATAGTTATGTACTTCTCCAACTAGCAGCGAGACTTTCATTTATTCATCAACACTTTTTCTTACACTCAAACGTTGGTAATTGTAGAGCCAACATCCAAGATTGGCACAACATCAGAGTGATAATTTGGTGAGAGTTAATAATACTTTTACCGGTTCTTTGCCCTCATCAATCTATCAGTTTTATCATGTGTTGTAAAGAACTTCTCAATTACATGAATGCGGTGAATCTCCGGCCTTAAGTATGCCTGTGCGTTTTTCACTCGGATCCCATTTGATAATTATCAAATGAATTAATAAAATGTTGGAACGTCATCTCCCCATCCGGACTATGAGATGTCCCTAATGAATCATCGTCAATATAGTATCAACAAACCAAGAATATGTGATCTTCAGTGTAAAAGGATAGTTCGTTGTTCAAAGGCTTAACGGTCATATTGGTCTGATGGACCGGTGAGATAGAATGTGGTGATACGGGGATGCTGTGTTGGGCCGTATCGTTTACTCTAAGCCCACTACTAAGAGACTTAAGAGAGGAGTTGATTAGCTGAGCTCTAAGTGTTTTCTTCTTCTTCGATATATAGAGTTAAGTTTAGCTGAGAGAAAAATGCAGCTAAGATTCTCTTTGTAACAAACTCTATCTCATAGTGTATTCCAGGATACCGTTCCTGAAGAGAGATGTACCCGGTGGTGAAGAGGGGAACTCTATAACAAACTCGTGTGTACTGTATTCCTTTCTTCTGTTCTTTCCTTTACGCATTACACACGAGAGCGATAGAGAGATAATGAGCTTGAGCGAATTGAGTTAGAGAGAGAGATCGTATCGGTTACAAGTGGTATCAGAGCAAAGGTTAGTCGAAGCGATACGAAGGGGGATTCAAAGCTTAAAGAAGATTGGAGAACTGAGGGAAGCTAGATCATCTAGATCCAGCGAGTACAGATCTAGATCATCCATATCTAGAAGGAAGCAGCCAAGATCGACCATCGCGGGATCGGTAGAAAGCTCAGATCGAACTCGCGAGTCCTGGTAAATCAAGATCCATAGGGGAGTGTTATTTATCTTCTTGTACTCAATACTCGTCGATAAAAGTTGTGCATGTTTCTTGGATAATATTGTTGATTCGAATCTAGAATAAATTGCTACTGACTTTGTCTCTCTGCTTGTCATCTGCAGGTGATAGTCAGATCAAGGTTGAGTCAGTATGGAGCCAACACAAGGAAAGTTTGAGATGGAGAAGTTCGACGGCAAAGGTGACTTCGGGTTGTGGAAGTACAAGCTCCTCGGTCAGTTAGAGATTCAAGGTTTGGGATCAGTATTGAGAGAGGAGATTGGGTCAGTGTCAGGAGATCAGAGTGACGATACAGAGTCAAAGGAGGTTAAGGTTGATCCCAGAGCTGCGGAGAAGGATATTAGAGTGAAGAATCTGTTGGGGACGTGCCTGAGTGACACTATTCTGAGGAAGATTATGCATGAAACTACAGCGTTGGGCATGTGGAAGGCTCTGGAGCAAGATTACCAAACGAAATCGCTCCCTAACCGCATTTACTTGAAGCAAAGCTTTGCAAGCTTCAAGATGGAGGAGAGAAAGTCAATAGAGGAGAACCTCAACACCTTCCTGAAGCTAATTGCGGATATAGCAAGCTTGAAGATCATGGTGAGTGATGAAGATCAAGCGATCCAACTTCTGACGAGTCTACCAACCCCATATGAACCATTGGTTCACACGTTGAAGTGTGGAACGAGGAAGGAAACACTGACGGTGAATGAAGTAGTTTCCTCGGCTTACGCAAAAGAGCCGGAGTTGATGTGAGATAACAAACTAAGTTCCACATTGGAGAATTAGACAAGGAGTGTCTAGTATATAAAGAGATGTCCAAATCTATTAGTACGAGGCCTTTTGGGAAGGAGCCCAAAAGTAAATCCATGCGGGCCAGCCTCTTAGGCCCAAAGTGGACAATATCGTACTAATCAGAGAATATAGAGTTGGACACGGGGTTTAACAATCCTAACAATTGGTATCAGAGCGGTTGACGAGAAATCTGCAAGAAGACCAAAATACCCTTCGAGTAGGAACAGGACCCATCGAGTTAGGATTGGGAGGTGTGTGTGGCAGAGATCAAGACAAAAGATCCTGGAAGTCAGTTGTGGGACACGAGATGAATGTGATCCTTAGTTTGAAGGGGAGAATGTGATATAAGAAACTAAGTCACACATTGGAGAATTAGACAAAGAGAGTCTAATATATAAAGAGTTGTCCAACTCTAATAGTACGAGGTCTTTTGGGAAGGAAACCAAAAAGTAAAACCATGCGGGCTTGCCAATTAGACCCAAAGTGGACAATATCGTACTAATAGGACAATATAGAGTTGGACACGGAGTTTCACAATCTCAACAATTGGTATCAGAGCTTATACCAATTAAAGTTGCACAAACACAAAGATTATAAGAACTTCTCTTCTTATTAGATTTAGAAACTCTCTCAAAACTAAACCTTTCAATGTGTTTCTCTTGATGGAACATCTCTCCATGAGAACTCTTTATATAGGAAGAAGCTACATCTTTTCCTAAGGGCGAAGCTACATCTTTTCCTAATAATAATATGGAAACATTCCTAGGCTCGATATGTTTTCTTTTTTCCTTAACCCATCAAACTTCACTATAATGAGTTAACTTGCTCTTCAAGTTAATTGGAATTATCCAACATTCTCCCCCTTAATTCCAACTTGAATCTTAGGTATGTTGATCTTCTTAACTTCGATGAATTTGCGCATTGCTTCGAACTTGATCCTTGCCAATGGCTTAGTGAGTATGTCTGCCTTCTGCTCCACTCCAGGTACGTGCTTCACTTCGATAAAGTCGAACTCCACACTTTCTCGAATGAAATGGTACTTCGAGAGTATGTGTTTGCTTCTACCGTGAAACACCGGGTTCTTGGTGAGGGCTATCGCTGACTTGTTGTCAATCTTCAACACGACCTTCTTTTCTTANNNNNNNNNNNNNNNNNNNNNNNNNNNNNNNNNNNNNNNNNNNNNNNNNNNNNNNNNNNNNNNNNNNNNNNNNNNNNNNNNNNNNNNNNNNNNNNNNNNNNNNNNNNNNNNNNNNNNNNNNNNNNNNNNNNNNNNNNNNNNNNNNNNNNNNNNNNNNNNNNNNNNNNNNNNNNNNNNNNNCATCAACGTCTATGTTATGGCTGCTGTCACTGTAACCTGTAATCTCCGTTGTTCCATCCCGTTTGAAGAAGAGACCATACTCTGTAGTGCCCTTTATGAATCACAACAGATGCTTCACCGCTTGTCCATGGCTCTCTCTTGCACTTTGCATATATCTACTCAATACACTGACCGAGAATGCCAAGTTCGTTCGAGTATGAAGAAGATACCTTAAGCATCCTTTGATGCATCGATACGATGTTGCATCAATCTCAGGNNNNNNNNNNNNNNNNNNNNNNNNNNNNNNNNNNNNNNNNNNNNNNNNNNNNNNNNNNNNNNNNNNNNNNNNNNNNNNNNNNNNNNNNNNNNNNNNNNNNNNNNNNNNNNNNNNNNNNNNNNNNNNNNNNNNNNNNNNNNNNNNNNNNNNNNNNNNNNNNNNNNNNNNNNNNNNNNNNNNNNNNNNNNNNNNNNNNNNNNNNNNNNNNNNNNNNNNNNNNNNNNNNNNNNNNNNNNNNNNNNNNNNNNNNNNNNNNNNNNNNNNNNNNNNNNNNNNNNNNNNNNNNNNNNNNNNNNNNNNNNNNNNNNNNNNNNNNNNNNNNNNNNNNNNNNNNNNNNNNNNNNNNNNNNNNNNNNNNNNNNNNNNNNNNNNNNNNNNNNNNNNNNNNNNNNNNNNNNNNNNNNNNNNNNNNNNNNNNNNNNNNNNNNNNNNNNNNNNNNNNNNNNNNNNNNNNNNNNNNNNNNNNNNNNNNNNNNNNNNNNNNNNNNNNNNNNNNNNNNNNNNNNNNNNNNNNNNNNNNNNNNNNNNNNNNNNNNNNNNNNNNNNNNNNNNNNNNNNNNNNNNNNNNNNNNNNNNNNNNNNNNNNNNNNNNNNNNNNNNNNNNNNNNNNNNNNNNNNNNNNNNNNNNNNNNNNNNNNNNNNNNNNNNNNNNNNNNNNNNNNNNNNNNNNNNNNNNNNNNNNNNNNNNNNNNNNNNNNNNNNNNNNNNNNNNNNNNNNNNNNNNNNNNNNNNNNNNNNNNNNNNNNNNNNNNNNNNNNNNNNNNNNNNNNNNNNNNNNNNNNNNNNNNNNNNNNNNNNNNNNNNNNNNNNNNNNNNNNNNNNNNNNNNNNNNNNNNNNNNNNNNNNNNNNNNNNNNNNNNNNNNNNNNNNNNNNNNNNNNNNNNNNNNNNNNNNNNNNNNNNNNNNNNNNNNNNNNNNNNNNNNNNNNNNNNNNNNNNNNNNNNNNNNNNNNNNNNNNNNNNNNNNNNNNNNNNNNNNNNNNNNNNNNNNNNNNNNNNNNNNNNNNNNNNNNNNNNNNNNNNNNNNNNNNNNNNNNNNNNNNNNNNNNNNNNNNNNNNNNNNNNNNNNNNNNNNNNNNNNNNNNNNNNNNNNNNNNNNNNNNNNNNNNNNNNNNNNNNNNNNNNNNNNNNNNNNNNNNNNNNNNNNNNNNNNNNNNNNNNNNNNNNNNNNNNNNNNNNNNNNNNNNNNNNNNNNNNNNNNNNNNNNNNNNNNNNNNNNNNNNNNNNNNNNNNNNNNNNNNNNNNNNNNNNNNNNNNNNNNNNNNNNNNNNNNNNNNNNNNNNNNNNNNNNNNNNNNNNNNNNNNNNNNNNNNNNNNNNNNNNNNNNNNNNNNNNNNNNNNNNNNNNNNNNNNNNNNNNNNNNNNNNNNNNNNNNNNNNNNNNNNNNNNNNNNNNNNNNNNNNNNNNNNNNNNNNNNNNNNNNNNNNNNNNNNNNNNNNNNNNNNNNNNNNNNNNNNNNNNNNNNNNNNNNNNNNNNNNNNNNNNNNNNNNNNNNNNNNNNNNNNNNNNNNNNNNNNNNNNNNNNNNNNNNNNNNNNNNNNNNNNNNNNNNNNNNNNNNNNNNNNNNNNNNNNNNNNNNNNNNNNNNNNNNNNNNNNNNNNNNNNNNNNNNNNNNNNNNNNNNNNNNNNNNNNNNNNNNNNNNNNNNNNNNNNNNNNNNNNNNNNNNNNNNNNNNNNNNNNNNNNNNNNNNNNNNNNNNNNNNNNNNNNNNNNNNNNNNNNNNNNNNNNNNNNNNNNNNNNNTTAGCAGCATCGTCCACATATATCTTGAGTAATCATCAATTAAGACAAATACATATCTATTGTTTGCTGGTGTTGATGGTGATATCGGACCGCACAAGTCACCATGTACCAACTCCAATGCGTGTGATGCTCGATACTTTGCTTTAGGCGGGAAAGACTTCCGAGTTTGCTTCCCAACTAAGCAGGCGTTGCACACATCTTTCTCGTGTATCACCTAAGGCATCCCTGCTACCATCTCCTTGTCTACCTTATTCTTCATGACTCCAAAGTTCACATGTCCTAGCCGTGCATGCCATGTCCATGTAACATCAGTTTCTTGTATTTGAAGACACTTCGGATATTCAACCTCTATTGGTGTTTTGTGCAATCGGTTTGGTTGCCTTGCGACTTGTACTACTAGCCTTCCACGGGGATCTTTCAGCATCAGTAAGTCTTCTTTCATATTAACCTCACAACCCATCTCGGTTGCTTGTCCAAGACTTATGATATTGTGTTTAAGACTTGTGATGTAGTAGATATCTTTGAGTGCTCTTCTCTCCCCTGTTTTTCCGATGAACGTGATCGAACCTTTCCCAACAATCTCGACGTTTGATCCATCACCGAATTAGACTTTGCCTTTGATGCTCTCATCTAGGTTTGAGAAGAACTCTCTCTTGCCTGTCATATGGTTACTTGCACCATTGTCAAGGTACCATATACTCGTATTTCCATCGCATTCATCAAACCTCTTAGGAAACACTCTCTCTTCATTGAGGAATACTACTTCATTCATATATAATGCATCTGCTTCTTGTATTTCCGTTAGGTTAGCTTCTTCTCTCGGTCGTGTAGGACAATGTGACACGAAGTACCCCATCTTGTCGCATCGCCAACATCTAACCTTAGAGTAGTCCTTCTTGGTCTTGTCCGAAGCTTCTCCTCCTTTGTTATGACCATCAGAAACATTAGACCTTCCTTGTCCTCTTCCTCTTCCACCATAACCTATACCTCTGCATCTTCCTCGCGAGTTGCTATGGCTTCCACAACCTTGTGCATCATTCTTTACAAACATTAGCTTCGATTGATCTTCATCTTGGGTTTCTTCTTTGATGCGTTCTTCGAAAGCCTTCAATCTCCCAACAATGTCTTCGAATCCCGTTGAATTTAGATCCAACACTTGTTCTAACGAAGCTACGATGTGAATGAACTTCGTTCTTGGAAGTCCCTTCAGAAACTTCTTTACCAGCTTTGATGCTTCCATTATCTCTCCTAACGCGGCTGCTCTCGATGCTAAGCCTGAAAGTTTTCCTGCGTAGTCATCCACTGTGTCTGGGTCTGACATCTTCAGTTTGTCGAACTCAGACATCAAAGTTTGTAACCTTGCTTCTCTCACGCGATCAGCACCTAGGTTACGGGATTTGATAGCTTCCCAAATCTTCTTCGATGTATCATGTTCTCCAATCTGAAGTATTAGCGCCTCCGGGACTGATTGAAAGATTAGAGCAATCACCATATTGTTCTTCTTTGCATTGTTACTCCCTGGATCAATCGTATCCCAAACTTCGTATAAAT
It encodes:
- the LOC106314277 gene encoding uncharacterized protein LOC106314277; amino-acid sequence: MSEFDKLKMSDPDTVDDYAGKLSGLASRAAALGEIMEASKLNDAQGCGSHSNSRGRCRGIGYGGRGRGQGRSNVSDGHNKGGEASDKTKKDYSKVRCWRCDKMGYFVSHCPTRPREEANLTEIQEADALYMNEVVFLNEERVFPKRFDECDGNTSIWYLDNGASSITFIGKTGERRALKDIYYITSLKHNIISLGQATEMGCEVNMKEDLLMLKDPRGRLVVQVARQPNRLHKTPIEVEYPKCLQIQETDVTWTWHARLGHVNFGVMKNKVDKEMVAGMP